A genomic window from Paucibacter sp. KCTC 42545 includes:
- the miaB gene encoding tRNA (N6-isopentenyl adenosine(37)-C2)-methylthiotransferase MiaB, giving the protein MSTNTPATKKVFIKTFGCQMNEYDSGKMADVLGAAQGYEKTDDVEQADLILFNTCSVREKAQEKVFSDLGRVKHLKEKGVLIGVGGCVASQEGAAIIERAPYVDLVFGPQTLHRLPAMIAARSDQRRPQVDITFPEIEKFDHLPPAKVEGASAFVSIMEGCSKYCSYCVVPYTRGEEVSRPFDDVLTEIAGLADQGVMEINLLGQNVNAYRGKMGGTSEFADLALLLEYAAEIPGIQRLRFTTSHPNEFSQRLIDAYAKIPALVNHLHLPVQHGSDRLLMAMKRGYTALEFKSTIRKLRAIRPDIRIASDFIVGFPGETEEDHAKLMKLVDDIGFDASFSFIFSPRPGTPAAALEDLTPYEVKVKRLQELQAVIEANTLAISQTMVGQTQRILVTGNARKDASELMGRTECNRIVNFKGHARLMNQLVDVKITQAFAHSLRAEVLIADEQTALA; this is encoded by the coding sequence ATGAGCACCAACACCCCCGCGACCAAAAAAGTCTTCATCAAAACCTTCGGCTGCCAGATGAACGAGTACGACTCGGGCAAGATGGCCGACGTCCTGGGCGCCGCGCAAGGCTATGAAAAGACCGACGATGTTGAGCAAGCCGACCTGATTCTGTTCAACACCTGCTCGGTGCGCGAAAAAGCGCAGGAGAAGGTGTTCAGCGACCTGGGCCGCGTCAAGCACCTGAAGGAAAAAGGCGTACTGATCGGCGTGGGCGGCTGTGTGGCCAGCCAAGAAGGTGCGGCCATCATCGAGCGCGCACCCTATGTGGACCTCGTCTTCGGCCCGCAAACCCTGCACCGCCTTCCCGCCATGATTGCCGCCCGCAGCGACCAGCGCCGGCCCCAAGTCGACATCACCTTCCCCGAGATCGAGAAGTTCGACCACCTGCCGCCCGCCAAGGTCGAAGGCGCCTCGGCTTTTGTGTCGATCATGGAAGGCTGCTCCAAGTACTGCAGCTACTGCGTCGTGCCCTACACGCGCGGCGAAGAGGTGTCGCGCCCCTTTGACGATGTGCTGACCGAGATCGCCGGCCTGGCCGACCAGGGCGTGATGGAAATCAACCTGCTGGGCCAGAACGTCAACGCCTATCGCGGCAAAATGGGCGGTACGAGCGAATTTGCCGATCTGGCCCTGCTGCTGGAATACGCGGCCGAAATTCCCGGCATCCAGCGTCTGCGCTTCACCACCAGCCACCCGAATGAATTCAGCCAACGCCTGATCGACGCCTACGCCAAGATCCCCGCGCTGGTGAATCATCTGCACCTGCCGGTTCAGCATGGCAGCGACCGCCTCTTGATGGCCATGAAACGCGGCTACACCGCGCTGGAGTTCAAGAGCACGATTCGCAAGCTGCGCGCCATCCGCCCCGACATCCGCATCGCCAGCGACTTCATCGTCGGCTTCCCCGGCGAGACGGAAGAAGATCACGCCAAGCTGATGAAGCTGGTGGACGATATCGGCTTCGACGCCTCCTTCAGCTTCATCTTTAGCCCGCGCCCCGGCACACCGGCCGCCGCGCTGGAGGATCTGACGCCGTATGAAGTCAAGGTCAAGCGCCTGCAGGAATTGCAAGCCGTGATCGAGGCCAACACCCTGGCCATCAGCCAGACCATGGTCGGCCAGACCCAGCGCATCCTCGTCACCGGCAATGCCCGCAAGGATGCATCCGAGCTGATGGGCCGCACCGAGTGCAACCGCATCGTCAACTTCAAGGGCCATGCGCGCCTGATGAATCAGCTGGTGGACGTGAAGATCACCCAGGCCTTCGCGCACTCCCTGCGCGCCGAAGTCTTGATCGCTGACGAGCAAACTGCCCTGGCCTAA
- the hemA gene encoding glutamyl-tRNA reductase has protein sequence MSVFALGLNHNSAPLDLRGRFAFTLEQLAPTLLGFRQQMSAGRPAEATILSTCNRTELYVAGEPGMVQPAVDWLAGIGGVGSSALMDHAYVLEGSAAARHAFRVASGLDSMVLGEPQILGQMKQAVREADQAGTVGSTLHQLFQRSFSVAKEVRSSTEIGAHSISMAAASVRLAAQLFEDLSQIKVLFVGAGEMIELVATHFAARNPKAMAVANRTLERGEKLAGRLGAEAIRLADLPQRLHEFDAVISCTASSLPLIGLGAVERALKARKHRPMFMVDLAVPRDIEPEVAKLDDVYLYTVDELASLVQTAGEKRQAAVQQAETIIETGVQSFVHWLGQRHTVPLILALNAQADGWREHEIQRARKLLAKGADVDVVLEALSRGLTQKMLHGTLAELHASEGEQRMQLAQTVSRLFLRGSSRNPANAVTSDSGDSGDNGNSREH, from the coding sequence ATGTCAGTCTTCGCCCTCGGCTTGAACCACAACTCCGCGCCTCTGGATTTGCGCGGCCGTTTCGCGTTCACGCTGGAGCAGTTGGCCCCCACTTTGCTCGGTTTCCGCCAGCAAATGTCAGCGGGTCGGCCGGCCGAAGCCACCATTTTGTCCACCTGCAACCGCACCGAGCTTTATGTGGCGGGCGAACCCGGCATGGTGCAGCCCGCCGTGGATTGGCTAGCCGGCATCGGCGGTGTGGGCTCCAGCGCGCTCATGGATCACGCTTACGTGCTGGAAGGCAGCGCCGCAGCGCGCCATGCCTTCCGCGTGGCCAGCGGTCTGGACTCCATGGTTTTGGGCGAGCCGCAAATCCTCGGCCAGATGAAGCAGGCAGTGCGCGAGGCTGATCAAGCCGGCACCGTTGGCAGCACCTTGCACCAGCTGTTTCAGCGCAGCTTCTCAGTGGCCAAGGAAGTGCGCAGCTCCACCGAGATTGGCGCCCACTCCATCAGCATGGCCGCCGCCTCGGTGCGCTTGGCCGCGCAATTGTTTGAAGACCTCAGCCAAATCAAAGTGCTGTTTGTCGGCGCCGGCGAAATGATCGAGCTGGTGGCCACCCATTTCGCCGCCCGCAATCCCAAGGCCATGGCCGTGGCCAACCGCACCCTGGAGCGCGGCGAAAAGTTGGCCGGCCGCCTGGGCGCGGAAGCAATCCGCCTTGCCGACCTACCGCAGCGCCTGCACGAATTCGACGCCGTCATTTCCTGCACCGCCAGCAGCCTGCCCTTGATCGGCCTGGGCGCGGTGGAGCGGGCGCTCAAGGCGCGCAAGCACCGGCCCATGTTCATGGTGGACTTGGCCGTGCCGCGCGATATCGAGCCCGAAGTTGCCAAGCTGGACGACGTTTACCTCTACACCGTGGACGAATTGGCCAGCCTGGTGCAAACCGCCGGCGAGAAACGCCAGGCCGCTGTGCAGCAGGCCGAGACCATCATCGAAACCGGCGTGCAAAGCTTTGTGCACTGGCTGGGCCAGCGCCACACGGTGCCGCTGATCCTGGCGCTCAATGCCCAAGCCGATGGCTGGCGCGAACATGAGATTCAACGCGCCCGCAAGCTGCTGGCCAAGGGCGCGGATGTGGATGTGGTGCTGGAAGCGCTGTCGCGCGGCCTGACCCAGAAAATGCTGCACGGCACCCTGGCCGAGCTGCACGCCAGCGAAGGCGAGCAGCGCATGCAGCTGGCGCAAACCGTCTCGCGCCTGTTCCTGCGCGGCAGCAGCCGCAACCCGGCTAACGCGGTCACCAGCGATAGTGGCGATAGTGGCGATAACGGCAACAGCCGCGAGCATTAG
- the prfA gene encoding peptide chain release factor 1, translated as MKDSLRQQFERLAYRLAELDTILADGSAAADMKRYRSLTKEQAEISELVSQYRQYQQCEADLAEAQAWLADPEMADMAKEEIATAQAEMTRLHAALQLSLLPRDPDDERPAFLEIRAGAGGDESALFAADLARMYLRYAERRGWKTEVLSASESDLGGYKELVLRINGEKVYGSLKFESGGHRVQRVPATESQGRIHTSACTVAVLAEPDEAEEITLNPAELRIDTYRASGAGGQHINKTDSAVRVTHVPTGLVAECQDDRSQHRNKAKALAVLSARLRDKDRNERAAKDAAARKSLIGTGDRSDRIRTYNFPQGRLTDHRINLTLYKLGAIMDGDLDDVAAGLQAAQAAEQLAILEEGKSA; from the coding sequence ATGAAAGATTCACTGCGCCAGCAGTTCGAGCGCCTGGCCTACCGCCTGGCCGAGCTTGACACCATTCTTGCCGACGGCAGCGCCGCCGCCGATATGAAGCGCTACCGCTCGCTCACCAAAGAGCAGGCGGAGATCTCCGAGCTGGTCAGCCAGTACCGCCAATACCAGCAATGCGAGGCCGATCTGGCCGAGGCGCAAGCCTGGCTAGCTGACCCCGAGATGGCCGATATGGCCAAGGAAGAAATCGCCACCGCGCAGGCCGAGATGACGCGCTTGCACGCGGCCCTGCAGCTGTCCTTGCTGCCACGCGACCCGGACGATGAGCGGCCGGCCTTCTTGGAAATTCGCGCCGGCGCGGGCGGTGACGAGTCGGCGCTGTTTGCCGCCGATCTGGCCCGCATGTATCTGCGCTACGCCGAGCGGCGCGGCTGGAAGACCGAGGTGCTGTCGGCCAGTGAATCCGATCTGGGCGGCTACAAAGAGTTGGTGCTGCGCATTAACGGCGAGAAGGTCTACGGCAGCCTCAAGTTCGAATCCGGCGGCCACCGCGTGCAGCGTGTGCCGGCCACCGAGTCGCAGGGGCGCATCCACACCAGCGCCTGCACCGTGGCCGTGCTGGCTGAGCCCGACGAGGCCGAGGAAATCACCCTCAACCCGGCCGAGTTGCGCATCGACACCTACCGCGCCAGCGGCGCCGGCGGCCAGCACATCAACAAGACCGACAGCGCTGTGCGCGTCACCCACGTGCCCACCGGCCTGGTGGCCGAGTGCCAGGACGACCGCAGCCAGCACCGCAACAAGGCCAAAGCCCTGGCCGTGCTGAGCGCCCGCCTGCGCGACAAAGACCGCAACGAGCGCGCCGCCAAAGACGCCGCGGCCCGCAAGAGCCTGATCGGCACCGGCGACCGCAGCGACCGCATCCGCACCTACAACTTCCCGCAGGGCCGCCTGACCGACCACCGCATCAATCTGACGCTCTACAAGCTGGGCGCCATCATGGACGGCGACCTGGACGATGTGGCCGCCGGCCTGCAAGCCGCGCAGGCCGCCGAGCAATTGGCGATTCTGGAAGAAGGCAAGTCGGCATGA
- the prmC gene encoding peptide chain release factor N(5)-glutamine methyltransferase, protein MTAPSDVSAALQLAQAMGLDRLDAQLLLGHALQRNRAWLISHDDAPLAAEVAESLLQQFRQRAEGMPLAYLTGEKEFHGLRLRVTPDTLIPRPDTETLVDWALEILRAECPGLPRVIDLGTGSGAIALAIKAGHPQADVHALDFSSAALAVAQANSRELNLPLQFHQGNWWEPLDGQRFALIVSNPPYIAGQDEHLPALRHEPLSALTPGRDDATGMRDLLTLINGAPEHLLPGAWLLLEHGYDQAPAVAAALQARGFAEVSLRRDLGEQPRVTGGRWPA, encoded by the coding sequence ATGACGGCGCCGAGCGATGTCAGCGCCGCCCTGCAGTTAGCGCAAGCCATGGGCCTGGATCGCTTGGATGCCCAGCTGCTGCTGGGCCATGCACTGCAGCGCAACCGCGCCTGGTTGATCAGCCATGACGATGCACCCTTGGCCGCCGAGGTGGCCGAGAGCCTGCTGCAGCAATTCCGCCAACGCGCCGAGGGCATGCCCCTGGCTTATCTGACCGGCGAAAAGGAATTCCACGGCCTACGCCTGCGCGTCACGCCCGACACCCTGATCCCGCGCCCCGACACCGAAACCTTGGTGGACTGGGCGCTGGAAATCCTGCGCGCCGAATGCCCCGGCCTGCCGCGCGTGATCGACCTGGGCACAGGCAGCGGCGCCATCGCCCTGGCCATCAAGGCCGGCCATCCACAAGCCGATGTGCACGCGCTGGATTTCAGCTCGGCCGCGCTGGCCGTGGCGCAAGCCAATTCACGCGAATTGAACTTGCCGCTGCAATTTCACCAGGGCAATTGGTGGGAGCCGCTGGACGGCCAGCGTTTCGCGCTGATCGTCAGCAACCCGCCTTACATCGCCGGGCAGGACGAACACCTGCCCGCCCTGCGCCATGAACCCCTCAGCGCCTTGACGCCCGGCCGCGATGACGCCACCGGCATGCGTGACTTGCTCACCCTCATCAACGGGGCGCCCGAGCATCTGCTGCCCGGCGCCTGGTTGCTGCTGGAGCATGGCTACGACCAGGCGCCGGCCGTTGCTGCGGCGCTGCAGGCCCGCGGCTTTGCCGAAGTGAGCCTGCGCCGCGATCTGGGCGAGCAGCCGCGCGTCACCGGCGGGCGCTGGCCGGCTTGA
- the grxD gene encoding Grx4 family monothiol glutaredoxin — MSDVQQRIDELVKNNRVVLFMKGTAQFPMCGFSGRAIQILKAAGVTDLKTFNVLDDAEVRQGIKDYANWPTIPQLYVNGEFLGGSDIMMEMYESGELQQTLATSA, encoded by the coding sequence ATGAGCGACGTTCAGCAGCGCATTGACGAGCTGGTCAAGAACAACCGTGTTGTCCTGTTCATGAAGGGCACGGCGCAATTTCCCATGTGCGGTTTCTCCGGCCGCGCCATCCAGATCCTCAAGGCCGCCGGTGTCACCGACCTGAAGACCTTCAATGTGCTGGACGACGCCGAAGTGCGCCAGGGCATCAAGGACTACGCCAACTGGCCCACCATTCCCCAGCTCTACGTCAACGGTGAGTTCCTGGGTGGCTCGGACATCATGATGGAAATGTACGAGTCCGGCGAGCTGCAACAGA